One genomic window of Micromonospora sp. WMMD1128 includes the following:
- a CDS encoding winged helix DNA-binding domain-containing protein, which yields MTVRLDRAEALALRMTSLLLRPHPATRPRSVSDVVEWFGAMQSQDAASGLWSLGVRLPGRTRGDVHAALERREALRTWPMRGTVHLVPPRDAHWMLAVTGVRALGGLAARWRQLGLTLTDGDRAGDVLGAALSGGGRLTRAECLAALRTAGLDTAGQRGYHLLWYAAQRGITCIAPQVGNEQTFALLDEWVPDPHRPERDEALAVLAHRYVRGHGPVTRHELARWSGLTVTDATRALTLAGDLLAPVEVDGEPATVDAALLDAPRAPVDDLHVLPGFDEYLLGFKDRSLMLDPAHAAAVVPGNNGMFQATVVRGGRVVGTWKRTLTAKTVTVTVRQLVPFDAPLRARVDAALAGYARFLGLELRHSW from the coding sequence GTGACCGTACGCCTCGATCGCGCCGAGGCGCTCGCGCTCCGCATGACCAGCCTGCTGCTGCGTCCGCATCCGGCCACCCGGCCGCGGAGCGTGTCCGATGTGGTGGAGTGGTTCGGCGCCATGCAGTCGCAGGACGCGGCAAGCGGGCTGTGGTCGCTCGGCGTCCGCCTGCCCGGCCGCACCCGGGGCGACGTCCACGCGGCGCTGGAGCGACGCGAGGCGCTGCGGACCTGGCCGATGCGGGGCACGGTGCACCTGGTGCCGCCGCGGGACGCGCACTGGATGCTCGCCGTGACCGGGGTCCGCGCACTGGGCGGGCTGGCCGCCAGGTGGCGTCAGCTCGGGCTCACCCTCACCGACGGCGACCGCGCCGGCGACGTGCTCGGCGCGGCGCTCAGCGGCGGCGGTCGGCTCACCCGCGCCGAGTGCCTGGCCGCGCTGCGGACCGCCGGGCTGGACACCGCCGGCCAGCGCGGCTACCACCTGTTGTGGTACGCGGCCCAGCGCGGCATCACCTGCATCGCGCCGCAGGTGGGCAACGAGCAGACATTCGCGCTGCTCGACGAATGGGTGCCCGACCCGCACCGCCCGGAGCGCGACGAGGCGCTGGCGGTGCTGGCCCACCGCTACGTGCGCGGCCACGGCCCGGTGACCCGGCACGAGCTGGCCCGGTGGAGCGGGCTGACCGTCACCGACGCGACCCGGGCCCTCACCCTGGCCGGTGACCTCCTCGCCCCGGTCGAGGTCGACGGCGAGCCGGCGACGGTCGACGCCGCGCTGCTCGACGCGCCCCGCGCCCCCGTCGACGACCTGCACGTGCTGCCCGGCTTCGACGAATACCTGCTGGGCTTCAAGGACCGTTCGCTGATGCTCGACCCGGCGCACGCCGCCGCCGTGGTGCCCGGCAACAACGGGATGTTCCAGGCCACGGTGGTGCGCGGCGGCCGGGTGGTCGGCACCTGGAAGCGGACGCTCACGGCGAAGACGGTGACGGTGACCGTGCGGCAGCTCGTGCCGTTCGACGCGCCGCTGCGCGCCCGGGTCGACGCGGCTCTGGCCGGCTACGCCCGCTTCCTCGGGCTGGAGCTGCGTCACTCCTGGTGA
- a CDS encoding DUF4184 family protein, which produces MPLTFPSHLAPVLPLKRWRPHWFDGVALATGAVAPDVGYLFNGTRLELGMRTHTIGGLLWWCLPVALAYAWVVRRVVAGIAVHLPASRLFGWPQYAALAGVRHPWQVTVCSALIGAFSHVGWDRISHSERLPRLLGIADFHAQTGLYWWQFTDVFASLGSGLLVLALALEAARRGAVFAGPRPPAPAANPPVFWRVTLAVTGLGALLLPGLPSATVPAPAGVRVLHLGALALIAGAAAARSAPPLDAERDHRPDHEQRPIC; this is translated from the coding sequence GTGCCGCTCACCTTTCCCTCGCATCTGGCGCCGGTGCTGCCGCTGAAGCGGTGGCGACCGCACTGGTTCGACGGCGTGGCACTGGCCACCGGCGCGGTGGCGCCGGACGTCGGCTACCTGTTCAACGGCACCCGCCTCGAACTCGGGATGCGCACGCACACGATCGGCGGGTTGCTCTGGTGGTGCCTGCCGGTCGCGCTGGCGTACGCCTGGGTCGTCCGCCGGGTGGTCGCCGGGATCGCCGTGCACCTGCCCGCGTCGCGGTTGTTCGGCTGGCCGCAGTACGCCGCGCTGGCCGGGGTGCGGCACCCGTGGCAGGTCACCGTCTGCTCGGCGCTGATCGGCGCGTTCAGCCACGTCGGTTGGGACCGGATCAGCCACAGCGAACGCCTGCCGCGACTGCTCGGCATCGCCGACTTCCACGCCCAGACCGGGCTGTACTGGTGGCAGTTCACGGACGTGTTCGCCAGTCTCGGCAGCGGGCTGCTGGTGCTCGCCCTGGCGTTGGAGGCGGCCCGGCGCGGCGCGGTCTTCGCCGGGCCCCGCCCACCCGCCCCGGCGGCGAACCCGCCCGTGTTCTGGCGGGTGACGCTGGCGGTCACCGGCCTCGGGGCGCTGCTGCTGCCGGGGCTGCCGTCGGCCACCGTCCCCGCGCCGGCCGGCGTACGCGTGCTGCACCTCGGCGCGTTGGCGCTCATCGCCGGCGCCGCCGCGGCGCGGTCCGCGCCTCCCCTTGACGCCGAGAGAGACCACCGTCCCGACCACGAACAGCGCCCGATCTGTTGA
- a CDS encoding sugar ABC transporter permease, whose product MSVNATPAGAESAAEAEQPTGRHATVPAQRARRGSGAPLSDNKRAERRLGWLLCAPAALVMVLVTAYPILYSIWLSLQRFDLRFPDERQFVGLDNYVTVLSNQFWWTAFGVTVLITVVTVAVELVLGMGLALIMHRTLVGRGIVRTAALIPYGIVTVVAAFSWRYAWTPGTGYLANLFDGSAPLTERASSLAIIMLAEIWKTTPFMALLLMAGLALVPEDLLKAASTDGATAWQRFTKVMLPVMKPAILVALLFRTLDAFRVFDNIFVLTNGGNETSSVSMLAYNNLIRGLNLGIGSTMSVLIFITVAIIAFVFVKLFGTAAPGSDDGERR is encoded by the coding sequence ATGAGCGTGAACGCCACTCCGGCCGGCGCGGAGTCCGCCGCCGAGGCGGAGCAGCCGACCGGCCGGCACGCCACGGTCCCCGCCCAGCGGGCCCGCCGCGGCTCCGGCGCGCCGCTGAGCGACAACAAGCGCGCCGAGCGTCGCCTCGGCTGGCTGCTGTGCGCGCCCGCCGCGCTGGTCATGGTGCTCGTCACCGCGTACCCGATCCTGTATTCGATCTGGCTCTCGCTGCAACGGTTCGACCTGCGCTTTCCCGACGAACGGCAGTTCGTCGGGCTGGACAACTACGTCACCGTGCTGAGCAACCAGTTCTGGTGGACCGCGTTCGGGGTGACCGTGCTGATCACGGTGGTCACCGTCGCGGTCGAGCTGGTGCTCGGCATGGGCCTGGCGCTGATCATGCACCGGACGCTCGTCGGCCGGGGCATCGTCCGCACCGCGGCGCTGATCCCCTACGGCATCGTCACCGTGGTCGCGGCGTTCTCCTGGCGGTACGCCTGGACGCCCGGCACCGGCTACCTGGCGAACCTGTTCGACGGCAGCGCGCCGCTCACCGAACGGGCCAGCTCGCTGGCGATCATCATGCTGGCGGAGATCTGGAAGACCACCCCGTTCATGGCGTTGCTGCTGATGGCCGGGCTGGCGCTGGTGCCGGAGGACCTGCTCAAGGCGGCCTCCACCGACGGGGCGACGGCGTGGCAGCGGTTCACCAAGGTGATGCTGCCGGTGATGAAGCCGGCGATCCTGGTCGCGCTGCTGTTCCGCACGCTCGACGCGTTCCGGGTCTTCGACAACATCTTCGTGCTCACCAACGGCGGCAACGAGACCTCGTCGGTGTCGATGCTCGCCTACAACAACCTGATCCGGGGCTTGAACCTCGGCATCGGCTCCACGATGTCGGTGCTCATCTTCATCACCGTGGCGATCATCGCCTTCGTCTTCGTGAAGCTGTTCGGCACCGCTGCCCCCGGCAGCGACGATGGGGAGAGGCGCTGA
- the ugpC gene encoding sn-glycerol-3-phosphate ABC transporter ATP-binding protein UgpC, with amino-acid sequence MADIVLDKVSKRFPDGTTAVQDVDLEIADGEFVILVGPSGCGKSTTLNMIAGLEDISAGELRIAGERVNDKAPRDRDIAMVFQSYALYPNMTVRENMAFPLRLAKMDKETINQKVDEAAKVLELTALLDRKPANLSGGQRQRVAMGRAIVRQPKAFLMDEPLSNLDAKLRVQMRTVVSRLQKQLGTTTVYVTHDQTEAMTLGDRVVIMRGGAVQQVGPPQELYDHPRNLFVAGFIGSPSMNFLHAKVEEGKLRTALGDVPIGERIRRELEAGDAPRELILGVRPEHFEDAALIDDETRRRGVEFEAPVDIVESMGSDKYVYFTVEGERATAAELEELAADAGAADFAGAGSSLVTRLSAESPAREGESRRVWFNLEKIHLFDPGSGRNLTLHEGRSAGALAD; translated from the coding sequence GTGGCTGACATCGTGCTGGACAAGGTGAGCAAGCGGTTCCCGGACGGGACCACCGCCGTGCAGGACGTCGACCTGGAGATCGCCGACGGCGAGTTCGTCATCCTGGTCGGCCCCTCCGGCTGCGGGAAGTCCACCACCCTCAACATGATCGCCGGGCTGGAGGACATCAGCGCCGGTGAGCTGCGGATCGCGGGGGAGCGGGTCAACGACAAGGCGCCCCGGGACCGGGACATCGCCATGGTCTTCCAGTCGTACGCGCTCTACCCGAACATGACGGTGCGGGAGAACATGGCCTTCCCGCTGCGCCTGGCGAAGATGGACAAGGAGACCATCAACCAGAAGGTGGACGAGGCCGCCAAGGTGCTGGAGCTGACCGCGCTGCTGGACCGCAAGCCGGCCAACCTCTCCGGCGGCCAGCGGCAGCGGGTGGCGATGGGGCGGGCGATCGTCCGCCAGCCCAAGGCGTTCCTGATGGACGAGCCGTTGTCCAACCTGGACGCCAAGCTGCGGGTGCAGATGCGCACGGTGGTGTCCCGGTTGCAGAAGCAGCTCGGCACCACCACCGTCTACGTCACCCACGACCAGACCGAGGCGATGACCCTCGGCGACCGGGTGGTCATCATGCGCGGCGGCGCGGTGCAGCAGGTCGGCCCGCCGCAGGAGCTGTACGACCACCCGCGCAACCTCTTCGTCGCCGGGTTCATCGGCTCGCCGTCGATGAACTTCCTGCACGCCAAGGTGGAGGAGGGGAAGCTGCGGACCGCGCTCGGCGACGTGCCCATCGGCGAGCGGATCCGTCGCGAGCTGGAGGCCGGCGACGCCCCGCGTGAGCTGATCCTCGGCGTCCGCCCGGAGCACTTCGAGGACGCCGCGCTCATCGACGACGAGACCCGCCGCCGGGGGGTGGAGTTCGAGGCGCCTGTCGACATCGTCGAGTCGATGGGCTCGGACAAGTACGTCTACTTCACCGTCGAGGGGGAGCGGGCCACCGCCGCCGAGCTGGAGGAGTTGGCCGCCGACGCGGGGGCCGCCGACTTCGCCGGCGCCGGGTCCAGCCTGGTCACCCGGCTGTCGGCGGAGTCGCCGGCGCGGGAGGGCGAGTCGCGCCGGGTGTGGTTCAACCTGGAGAAGATCCACCTGTTCGACCCGGGCAGCGGTCGCAACCTGACCCTGCACGAGGGGCGGTCGGCCGGCGCGCTCGCCGACTGA
- a CDS encoding carbohydrate ABC transporter permease — protein sequence MAVETTTRAKLRWGVLDVVVVVFALVPVLWIASLSFKTPGTLTDGKFWPREWTLDNYRTIFDTDQFVRALINSIGIALIATAIAVVLGTMAAYAISRLDFPGKKLLVGVSLLIAMFPQVSLVSPLFEIERQLGLFDTWPGLILPYITFALPLAIYTLSAFFKQIPWDLEKAAKMDGATQGQAFRRVIAPLAAPGVFTTAILVFIFCWNDFLFAITLTSTERSRTVPVALQFFTGESQFEDPTGAICAAAVVITVPIILFVLFFQRRIVSGLTSGAVKG from the coding sequence ATGGCCGTGGAAACCACCACACGGGCGAAGCTGCGCTGGGGTGTGTTGGACGTCGTGGTCGTCGTCTTCGCGCTCGTCCCGGTGCTCTGGATCGCCTCGCTGTCGTTCAAGACCCCGGGCACGCTCACCGACGGCAAGTTCTGGCCGCGGGAGTGGACGCTCGACAACTACCGGACGATCTTCGACACCGACCAGTTCGTCCGGGCCCTGATCAACTCGATCGGCATCGCGCTGATCGCCACCGCGATCGCGGTGGTGCTCGGCACGATGGCCGCGTACGCGATCTCCCGGCTGGACTTCCCGGGCAAGAAGCTGCTGGTCGGGGTCTCCCTGCTGATCGCGATGTTCCCCCAGGTGTCGCTGGTGTCGCCGCTGTTCGAGATCGAGCGGCAGCTCGGCCTCTTCGACACCTGGCCGGGCCTGATCCTGCCGTACATCACGTTCGCGCTGCCGCTGGCGATCTACACGCTGTCGGCGTTCTTCAAGCAGATCCCGTGGGACCTGGAGAAGGCGGCGAAGATGGACGGCGCCACCCAGGGCCAGGCGTTCCGGCGGGTGATCGCCCCGCTGGCCGCGCCCGGCGTGTTCACCACGGCCATCCTGGTCTTCATCTTCTGCTGGAACGACTTCCTGTTCGCGATCACGCTCACCTCGACCGAGCGGTCCCGCACGGTCCCGGTGGCGTTGCAGTTCTTCACCGGCGAGTCGCAGTTCGAGGACCCGACCGGGGCGATCTGCGCCGCCGCGGTGGTGATCACCGTGCCGATCATCCTGTTCGTGCTCTTCTTCCAGCGCCGCATCGTCTCCGGCCTGACCTCCGGCGCAGTCAAGGGATAG
- a CDS encoding HAD family hydrolase, whose protein sequence is MRSVLVFDADDTLWENNVLFERVIEDFLTWLDHPTLDRAQIRAVLDDVERANAVAHGYGSKIFLRSLGECLEKLRERPATEAERADIERLAAALVGHQVELMPGVAETLDDLGTRHDLLLLTKGEREEQQRKLDACGLLHHFHAAHIVPEKDADTYRWLAREHAFDPADAWMIGNSPRSDILPARAAGMNAVFIPNENTWVLEHEELDPSDGGVIRLAAFPDLLRHF, encoded by the coding sequence ATGCGATCCGTGCTGGTCTTCGACGCCGACGACACGCTCTGGGAGAACAACGTCCTCTTCGAGCGGGTGATCGAGGACTTTCTCACCTGGCTCGACCATCCGACGCTGGACCGGGCGCAGATCCGGGCCGTCCTCGACGACGTCGAGCGGGCCAACGCCGTGGCGCACGGCTACGGCAGCAAGATTTTCCTGCGCAGCCTGGGCGAGTGCCTGGAGAAGCTGCGCGAGCGTCCCGCCACGGAGGCCGAACGCGCCGACATCGAGCGACTCGCCGCCGCGTTGGTCGGGCACCAGGTCGAGCTGATGCCGGGGGTCGCGGAGACGCTCGACGACCTCGGCACCCGCCACGACCTGCTGTTGCTCACCAAGGGCGAGCGCGAGGAGCAGCAGCGCAAGCTCGATGCCTGCGGGCTGCTGCACCACTTCCACGCGGCGCACATCGTGCCCGAGAAGGACGCGGACACCTACCGCTGGCTGGCCCGCGAGCACGCGTTCGACCCGGCTGACGCGTGGATGATCGGCAACTCGCCGCGTTCGGACATCCTGCCCGCCCGGGCCGCCGGGATGAACGCGGTCTTCATCCCCAACGAGAACACCTGGGTGCTGGAGCACGAGGAGTTGGATCCGTCCGACGGCGGCGTGATTCGGCTCGCCGCGTTTCCGGACCTGCTCCGGCACTTCTGA
- a CDS encoding FGGY family carbohydrate kinase: protein MDILALDLGTSSVRGLVLDPDAVPRPGALARRKVHLVTGDDGTGTLDGPGYLACLVECLDELAAGGHLRQVGLVATSGQWHSVLPLAPDGTPSGPVLTWLDTRAAPPTGASGPADPDDYHRRTGTWWHRCYWSMRLPWLRERGGDSAARFVGLAEYVLGALLDEAPMSASLASGTGLLDLRRLDWDAEALALAGLSPRRLPPLAPEGWHGRLNARHARRWPALADARWAAPVGDGAASNVGSGCVDGSRAAVTVGTSAAVRVIQAVPAGAELPPLPDQLWRYRVDHDHVVTGAAYSSGGNLFAWAARELRLPKDAELEAALRRAAAARPVRADPRFGGDRPPGTAPAGSGELRGLSFGTTAVDILAGLMDGLCRLVTDDLALLEAGVGDPMEVVLGGGALTASRWWRTAFADALVPRTVRWQRNPEIGATGAALVALGRVPEATSIGGVGGTDEDAAPDV, encoded by the coding sequence ATGGACATTCTCGCTCTGGACCTGGGCACCTCCTCGGTACGCGGGCTGGTGCTCGACCCGGACGCGGTGCCGCGTCCGGGCGCGCTGGCCCGCCGGAAGGTGCACCTGGTCACCGGCGACGACGGCACCGGGACGCTTGACGGCCCCGGCTACCTGGCGTGCCTGGTGGAGTGCCTGGACGAGTTGGCCGCCGGCGGGCACCTGCGGCAGGTCGGGCTGGTGGCGACGTCCGGGCAGTGGCACTCGGTGCTGCCGCTGGCCCCCGACGGCACCCCGTCCGGCCCGGTGCTGACCTGGCTGGACACCCGGGCGGCGCCGCCCACCGGCGCGTCCGGCCCGGCCGACCCGGACGACTACCACCGGCGGACCGGCACCTGGTGGCACCGCTGCTACTGGTCGATGCGGCTGCCCTGGTTACGGGAGCGCGGCGGCGACTCGGCCGCCCGCTTCGTCGGCCTGGCCGAGTACGTCCTCGGCGCGCTGCTCGACGAGGCGCCGATGTCGGCGTCGCTGGCCTCCGGCACCGGGCTGCTCGACCTTCGTCGCCTCGACTGGGACGCGGAGGCGTTGGCGCTCGCCGGCCTGTCCCCGCGGCGGCTGCCGCCGCTGGCGCCGGAGGGCTGGCACGGCCGGTTGAACGCGCGACACGCCCGGCGCTGGCCGGCGCTCGCCGACGCGCGCTGGGCGGCGCCGGTCGGCGACGGGGCCGCGTCGAACGTGGGCTCCGGCTGCGTCGACGGGTCCCGGGCCGCGGTCACCGTCGGCACCTCCGCCGCGGTCCGCGTGATCCAGGCGGTTCCGGCCGGCGCGGAGCTGCCGCCGCTGCCGGACCAGCTCTGGCGCTATCGGGTCGACCACGACCACGTGGTCACCGGGGCGGCGTACTCCAGCGGCGGGAACCTGTTCGCCTGGGCCGCCCGCGAGCTGCGGCTGCCGAAGGACGCGGAGCTGGAGGCCGCGCTGCGCCGGGCCGCCGCCGCCCGGCCGGTGCGGGCCGATCCCCGCTTCGGCGGCGACCGGCCCCCGGGCACCGCCCCCGCCGGCTCGGGCGAGCTGCGCGGGTTGAGCTTCGGCACCACCGCGGTGGACATCCTGGCCGGGCTGATGGACGGGCTGTGCCGGCTCGTCACCGACGACCTGGCGCTGCTCGAGGCCGGCGTCGGCGACCCGATGGAGGTGGTGCTCGGCGGCGGGGCGTTGACCGCCTCGCGGTGGTGGCGCACGGCCTTCGCCGACGCGCTCGTCCCGCGTACGGTGCGGTGGCAGCGGAACCCGGAGATCGGGGCGACCGGGGCCGCTCTGGTGGCCCTCGGACGGGTGCCGGAGGCGACCTCCATCGGCGGCGTCGGCGGGACCGACGAGGACGCCGCACCGGACGTCTGA
- the wrbA gene encoding NAD(P)H:quinone oxidoreductase: protein MDGQVKVAVIYYSATGITYQMAQSAAEAAGEAGAEVRLRKVRELAPDEAIRSNSGWQAHRLETQDVMEAEPDDLSWADVVIMGSPTRYGMIAAQLKQFIDTTGPLWANGLLADKVYTGFTSTATSHGGQEATLLSLYTVFYHWGGIVVTPGYTDPSQFVAGNPYGASHTSNNGEIAPDHVALAATALTAKRAVLTGAALKRGMAG from the coding sequence ATGGATGGCCAGGTCAAGGTCGCGGTGATCTACTACAGCGCGACCGGTATCACCTACCAGATGGCGCAGTCGGCGGCCGAGGCGGCGGGGGAAGCCGGTGCCGAGGTCCGCCTGCGCAAGGTGCGTGAGCTGGCGCCCGACGAGGCGATCCGCTCCAACTCGGGCTGGCAGGCGCACCGGCTGGAGACCCAGGACGTGATGGAGGCCGAGCCGGACGACCTGTCCTGGGCCGACGTTGTGATCATGGGATCGCCCACCCGGTACGGCATGATCGCCGCGCAGCTCAAGCAGTTCATCGACACCACCGGCCCGCTCTGGGCCAACGGACTGCTCGCCGACAAGGTCTACACCGGCTTCACCTCGACCGCGACCTCGCACGGTGGCCAGGAGGCCACGCTGCTGTCGCTGTACACGGTCTTCTACCACTGGGGTGGCATCGTGGTGACCCCCGGCTACACCGACCCCAGCCAGTTCGTCGCCGGCAACCCGTACGGCGCGTCGCACACGAGCAACAACGGCGAGATCGCCCCGGACCACGTCGCGCTGGCCGCCACCGCGCTCACCGCCAAGCGGGCGGTGCTGACCGGGGCCGCGCTCAAGCGGGGCATGGCCGGCTGA
- a CDS encoding ribbon-helix-helix protein, CopG family produces MAYFDRGGDISELLRDATVGPDLGPAPASESVPMIVTGVRLPSTIVRRLDELAGNDKGGRSGLIRRAIDEYLARHAGEAA; encoded by the coding sequence GTGGCCTACTTCGACCGGGGTGGCGACATCTCGGAACTGCTGCGGGACGCAACCGTGGGCCCCGATCTCGGCCCGGCCCCAGCCTCGGAGAGCGTACCGATGATCGTCACCGGCGTTCGCCTTCCCTCGACGATCGTCCGGCGGCTCGACGAACTTGCCGGCAACGACAAGGGTGGCCGTTCCGGCCTGATCCGCAGGGCGATCGACGAGTACCTGGCCCGGCACGCCGGAGAGGCGGCATGA
- a CDS encoding ABC transporter substrate-binding protein has product MTTVPDTAARRPAVRAAAAAVALALVAPLAACGSGGDGGPPTINLYYPPEQNLQKVVDDCNTQAQGRYRISYRVLPRQADEQRVQMVRRLAAQDSGMDVLGLDVTWTQEFASADWIREWTGQDKAEAEQGTLAGPLDTARYEDKLYAAPKNTNVQLLWYRADLVSEPPKTWDEMISAAQRLKEQDKPYRVLTMGAQYEGLVVLYNTLAESAGGRILSDDGKKAVMDAGTVRALEQLKTFATSGVTSPSFSNATEDPVRLEFQSGGGAFQVNWPFVYPAMQEASPELAKDVKWARVPGIDANTPSKVTIGGINLAVSTYSKHPTEAFEVARCLRDAEHQKFSAVNDGVPPTIESVYDDPEMAEAYPMKETILEELKEPAVRPLTPAYQSISTVMSAILSPPSGIDPEKTADELRKAIADALESKGVLP; this is encoded by the coding sequence ATGACGACAGTCCCCGACACGGCCGCGCGCCGGCCGGCGGTACGCGCGGCGGCGGCAGCCGTGGCGCTCGCGCTCGTGGCGCCGCTGGCCGCCTGCGGGTCCGGCGGCGACGGTGGCCCGCCGACGATCAACCTGTACTACCCGCCGGAACAGAACCTGCAGAAGGTGGTCGACGACTGCAACACGCAGGCGCAGGGGCGCTACCGGATCAGCTACCGGGTGCTGCCGCGTCAGGCCGACGAGCAGCGCGTGCAGATGGTCCGGCGGCTGGCGGCCCAGGACAGCGGCATGGACGTGCTCGGCCTGGACGTGACGTGGACCCAGGAGTTCGCCAGCGCCGACTGGATCCGGGAGTGGACCGGCCAGGACAAGGCCGAGGCGGAGCAGGGCACGCTCGCCGGGCCGCTGGACACCGCCCGGTACGAGGACAAGCTCTACGCCGCGCCGAAGAACACGAACGTGCAGCTGCTGTGGTATCGCGCCGACCTGGTGTCCGAGCCGCCGAAGACCTGGGACGAGATGATCTCGGCGGCCCAGCGGCTGAAGGAACAGGACAAGCCCTACCGGGTGCTCACCATGGGCGCCCAGTACGAGGGCCTGGTGGTGCTCTACAACACGCTCGCCGAGAGCGCCGGCGGCAGGATCCTCAGCGACGACGGCAAGAAGGCGGTGATGGACGCCGGCACCGTGCGCGCGCTGGAACAGCTCAAGACGTTCGCCACGTCGGGCGTGACGTCGCCGTCGTTCAGCAACGCGACCGAGGACCCGGTGCGGCTGGAGTTCCAGTCCGGCGGCGGCGCGTTCCAGGTGAACTGGCCGTTCGTCTACCCGGCCATGCAGGAGGCCAGCCCGGAGCTGGCCAAGGACGTGAAGTGGGCGCGGGTGCCGGGCATCGACGCGAACACGCCGAGCAAGGTCACCATCGGCGGGATCAACCTGGCGGTGAGCACCTACTCGAAGCACCCGACCGAGGCGTTCGAGGTGGCCCGGTGCCTGCGTGACGCCGAGCACCAGAAGTTCTCCGCGGTCAACGACGGCGTGCCGCCGACCATCGAGTCGGTCTACGACGACCCGGAGATGGCCGAGGCGTACCCGATGAAGGAAACCATCCTGGAGGAGCTGAAGGAGCCGGCGGTGCGTCCGCTGACCCCGGCCTACCAGAGCATCTCCACCGTGATGTCGGCGATCCTGTCGCCGCCGTCGGGCATCGACCCCGAGAAGACCGCGGACGAGCTGCGCAAGGCGATCGCCGACGCGCTGGAGTCGAAGGGTGTCCTGCCATGA
- a CDS encoding DsbA family protein, with protein MDATFFFDPVCPWTWRTSRWLVAVAQARGLRVQWRAFSLAILNDGQVPPEFAAPMAASHRVLRLVEALRAQDRHDDAGRLYTEVGARSHDAGNPLGDKIVAAAVEAAGLADAAPALDDERWDAAVHESHALAYGSAGPDIGSPVLMVPDASRGIHGPIITDVPGTEDALTIWDSMLPLMRLDTFHELKRARR; from the coding sequence ATGGACGCCACCTTCTTCTTCGACCCCGTCTGCCCCTGGACCTGGCGCACCTCCCGCTGGCTGGTCGCGGTCGCGCAGGCGCGCGGGCTGCGCGTGCAGTGGCGGGCATTCAGCCTGGCGATCCTCAACGACGGTCAGGTCCCCCCGGAGTTCGCCGCGCCGATGGCCGCCTCCCACCGGGTGCTGCGGCTGGTGGAGGCGTTGCGCGCGCAGGACCGGCACGACGACGCGGGCCGCCTCTACACCGAGGTCGGGGCGCGCAGCCACGACGCGGGCAACCCGCTCGGCGACAAGATCGTCGCGGCGGCGGTGGAGGCGGCCGGGCTGGCGGACGCGGCGCCGGCGCTCGACGACGAACGCTGGGACGCCGCGGTGCACGAGTCGCACGCCCTGGCGTACGGCTCGGCCGGACCGGACATCGGCTCGCCGGTGCTGATGGTGCCGGACGCCTCCCGGGGCATCCACGGCCCGATCATCACCGACGTCCCGGGCACCGAGGACGCGCTGACGATCTGGGACTCGATGCTGCCGCTGATGCGCCTGGACACGTTCCACGAACTCAAGCGCGCCCGCCGCTGA